The Akkermansia sp. N21116 genome includes a region encoding these proteins:
- a CDS encoding prepilin-type N-terminal cleavage/methylation domain-containing protein yields MKLGSYTTRARRGFSLVEILTVMFIIVILMTFVVAAFGWVETSKRERTAQVFVQRISSALEEFKMDNGFLPDGDGSESSTNTVYQALFGDYNEDGIPDKDPVTKARLPIYVEELNPLQQNKSEPYVVKFKGKFCLMDPWGAPYRYRLGFQEKDSKGAFGRGINPDFDFWSLGQDGQGNLTESNLGVNADNIGNM; encoded by the coding sequence ATGAAACTCGGATCCTATACAACTCGCGCCCGCAGGGGGTTTTCACTCGTGGAAATCCTGACGGTGATGTTCATCATCGTCATCCTGATGACCTTCGTCGTAGCAGCCTTCGGCTGGGTCGAAACCAGCAAGCGGGAACGCACGGCGCAGGTGTTTGTCCAGCGAATCTCCTCGGCTCTTGAGGAATTCAAAATGGACAACGGATTCCTCCCCGACGGTGACGGTTCTGAAAGCAGCACCAATACGGTTTACCAAGCCCTCTTCGGCGACTACAACGAAGACGGCATTCCGGATAAAGATCCTGTAACCAAGGCTCGCCTTCCCATTTATGTGGAGGAACTCAATCCGCTCCAGCAGAACAAGAGTGAGCCTTATGTCGTCAAATTCAAAGGCAAATTCTGTCTGATGGATCCTTGGGGGGCACCCTACCGTTACCGCCTCGGTTTCCAGGAAAAAGATTCCAAGGGAGCCTTCGGCAGAGGAATCAATCCCGACTTTGACTTCTGGTCCCTGGGTCAGGACGGTCAGGGGAATCTGACGGAAAGCAATCTTGGCGTCAATGCCGATAATATCGGCAACATGTAA
- a CDS encoding type II secretion system F family protein has product MAKYQYAALDHKGETQTGTLEANSEAEALEKIRATGLYPTEIVEAGKGKLQATAKPKKSGSKKKGDSGKKGKTGGKIKTKTLMIFTRQLATLIDAGLPLLQSLTVLGKQEANPNLKATINALGDAVQSGATFSESLAQHPRIFNKLFVNMVKAGELGGVLEIVLNRLAEYQEKAQKLKSKIVSAMVYPTIVLCIAVGILIFLMMVIVPKFKTMFADMGTDLPAISQFVFGISDWFMEPAFLLPNGAWLIILVPVFVGVYRTLSKSPKGRRKIDETILNIPLIGPIQRRSAVARFARTLGTLVTSGVPILQALNITKDTAGNAIVADAIERVYNSVKEGESIVTPMTSSHIFPPMVISMVDVGEETGQLPEMLLKVADVYDDEVDNAVGAMTSMMEPLMIVFLAVIVGGIVFAMFLPLLQVIEKMG; this is encoded by the coding sequence ATGGCTAAATACCAATACGCTGCTCTTGACCACAAGGGCGAAACCCAGACGGGAACTCTCGAGGCCAATTCCGAAGCAGAAGCTTTGGAAAAAATCCGCGCCACAGGCCTATATCCAACGGAAATCGTTGAAGCAGGCAAAGGCAAGCTCCAGGCTACAGCCAAACCTAAAAAGTCAGGATCTAAAAAGAAGGGAGATTCAGGCAAAAAGGGCAAAACAGGCGGCAAGATCAAGACCAAAACCCTCATGATCTTCACACGCCAGCTCGCTACCCTGATTGATGCTGGCCTTCCCCTCCTCCAATCCCTTACCGTTCTCGGCAAGCAGGAAGCCAACCCAAACCTTAAGGCAACAATCAATGCTCTCGGAGATGCCGTCCAGAGTGGAGCTACTTTCTCCGAATCTCTGGCTCAGCACCCGAGGATTTTCAACAAACTTTTTGTCAATATGGTGAAGGCCGGTGAACTTGGCGGTGTGTTGGAAATCGTTTTGAACCGACTGGCCGAATATCAGGAAAAGGCTCAGAAGCTTAAGAGCAAGATCGTCTCCGCCATGGTGTATCCGACCATCGTGCTTTGCATCGCCGTCGGTATCTTGATCTTCCTCATGATGGTTATCGTGCCCAAGTTCAAAACCATGTTTGCCGATATGGGAACGGATTTGCCCGCCATCTCCCAGTTCGTCTTCGGTATCAGTGACTGGTTCATGGAACCTGCCTTCCTGCTTCCCAACGGAGCATGGCTCATCATCCTCGTACCCGTTTTCGTCGGCGTATACAGGACGCTCAGCAAATCTCCCAAGGGACGCCGCAAGATCGATGAAACCATCCTCAACATCCCGTTGATCGGCCCGATTCAACGCCGTAGCGCAGTTGCCCGTTTCGCTCGTACGCTCGGTACTCTCGTGACTTCCGGTGTACCCATCCTCCAGGCCCTGAACATCACCAAGGACACCGCAGGCAATGCCATCGTCGCCGATGCTATTGAACGCGTATATAACTCCGTCAAGGAAGGTGAATCTATCGTAACCCCGATGACATCTTCCCATATTTTCCCGCCGATGGTCATCTCCATGGTGGACGTCGGTGAAGAAACAGGTCAGCTCCCGGAAATGCTTCTGAAAGTTGCCGATGTGTATGATGATGAAGTGGATAACGCCGTCGGTGCCATGACGTCCATGATGGAACCCTTGATGATCGTCTTCCTTGCTGTCATCGTCGGTGGTATCGTGTTCGCCATGTTCCTGCCCCTCCTTCAGGTTATCGAAAAGATGGGCTAA
- a CDS encoding ATPase, T2SS/T4P/T4SS family translates to MLSLSKINPHPDVYSNESYLIELLTEAGYLSPEIIQYAQSQISPPESLIDALIRLQYLTEDIIAAVCANNAAMAVIDLASMSVPPEIIAMIPADTARRFKAIPFADDGFSLNIAIADPLNFETLDSLPAILKRDVIFHVATASAIKKALEEYYPEQIMPAAGMSFGDEDGDAPIIRLVQQMLVDAHKMRASDIHIEPMEDRLRIRFRVDGKLIETATHPKKLLGPIIARIKVMSSTMSIAEKRMPQDGRIQANVGEDKQIDLRVSSVPSNHGESIVMRILDKSALVLGLPQLGFFSDDEATFDRLITLPDGIILVTGPTGSGKTTTLYACLNYINRPDKKIITVEDPVEYELSGINQVMVKADIGMTFAAALRAMLRQAPNIIMIGEIRDAETANIAINASLTGHLVLSTLHTNDAPSSVARLADMGIKRFLIASAVRAVMAQRLVRKLCDNCKRDGSLTERQAQTLNIDVSRLVPGQIKGPRGCDKCRNKGYKGRMGLFEIFEIDDEVRNMINDNLTTPQLRHRARELGMRTLREDGVRKILAGLTSADEVFHVTMGDSN, encoded by the coding sequence GTGCTGTCTCTCTCGAAAATCAATCCTCATCCCGACGTGTATTCTAACGAATCCTATCTCATTGAGCTTCTAACGGAGGCGGGCTACCTGTCTCCGGAAATCATTCAGTACGCGCAGAGCCAGATCTCTCCGCCCGAATCACTGATTGATGCCCTGATCAGACTTCAGTACCTGACGGAAGACATCATTGCCGCCGTATGCGCCAACAACGCAGCAATGGCTGTCATCGACCTGGCTTCCATGTCTGTCCCTCCGGAAATCATCGCCATGATTCCAGCTGATACGGCCCGCCGTTTCAAAGCTATTCCCTTTGCAGACGACGGTTTTTCGCTCAACATCGCCATTGCCGATCCGCTCAATTTTGAAACGCTCGACAGCCTTCCCGCCATCCTGAAGCGTGACGTCATCTTCCATGTCGCCACGGCATCGGCTATCAAAAAAGCCCTCGAAGAATACTATCCAGAACAAATCATGCCGGCTGCCGGTATGTCCTTCGGCGACGAAGACGGAGACGCTCCTATCATTCGCCTCGTCCAGCAAATGCTCGTCGACGCCCACAAGATGCGGGCATCCGACATCCATATCGAACCGATGGAAGACCGCCTTCGCATTCGTTTCCGTGTGGACGGCAAACTCATCGAAACCGCCACGCACCCCAAAAAGCTCCTCGGCCCTATCATCGCCCGTATCAAGGTTATGAGCTCTACCATGAGCATCGCCGAAAAACGAATGCCTCAGGACGGACGAATCCAAGCCAATGTTGGAGAAGACAAGCAAATCGACCTCCGTGTCTCCTCCGTCCCCAGTAACCACGGCGAAAGTATCGTCATGCGTATTCTGGATAAATCCGCTCTTGTCCTCGGTCTCCCTCAGCTCGGTTTCTTCTCGGACGATGAAGCTACTTTTGACCGTCTCATCACTCTGCCCGACGGCATCATTCTGGTAACGGGTCCCACCGGTTCCGGTAAGACAACGACGCTCTACGCCTGTTTGAACTACATTAACCGTCCGGACAAGAAGATCATCACCGTGGAAGACCCTGTCGAATACGAACTTTCCGGGATCAATCAGGTTATGGTCAAGGCCGACATCGGCATGACATTCGCCGCAGCCCTCCGAGCCATGCTCCGACAAGCTCCCAACATCATCATGATCGGGGAAATTCGAGATGCCGAGACTGCCAATATCGCCATCAACGCATCCCTGACGGGTCACCTTGTCCTCTCGACCCTCCACACCAATGACGCTCCAAGCTCCGTTGCCCGTCTCGCAGACATGGGCATCAAGCGATTCCTTATCGCTTCCGCCGTCCGTGCCGTCATGGCCCAGCGACTCGTCCGCAAACTTTGCGACAACTGCAAACGGGACGGTTCCCTCACCGAACGCCAGGCACAGACACTCAATATCGACGTTTCCCGCCTCGTCCCCGGTCAGATCAAGGGGCCGCGCGGTTGCGACAAATGCCGCAACAAGGGTTACAAAGGCCGTATGGGACTTTTTGAAATCTTCGAAATCGACGACGAAGTGCGCAACATGATCAATGACAACCTCACCACGCCCCAATTGAGACACCGGGCGCGGGAACTCGGCATGAGAACCCTCCGCGAAGACGGCGTCCGTAAAATCCTGGCCGGGCTCACCTCCGCCGATGAAGTATTCCATGTCACCATGGGCGACTCCAACTAA
- a CDS encoding GspE/PulE family protein, which yields MDTNLTLELFIGRGMIDRSLARDIKEEMMNSGKELPEVLSNFGIIGNKDDIWQVIASDLGVECINLDNFTPDPVILNQLPASLVRLHGALPVRVGPEGIYVCLVDPLNPQTVEDLRFAAGKDIFLLVAPDYQVQARINEYYGGAEAAMNDLMSELDKMQTADNGDGTDEANAAPIIKFVDLVLLQAIKERASDIHFEPFEKEFKIRYRVDGALLEMQPPPIHLAVPVISRVKVMSNMNIAERRVPQDGRIVKQVGDHSVDMRVSTLPTQYGESVVLRILDRSSVNLNLDNLGLPRHIHEYILETVNKPNGIFIVTGPTGAGKTTTLYAALREINTIDAKVLTAEDPVEYDIDGIVQIPVNEAIGLDFPMVLRAFLRQDPDRIMVGEMRDMETAQIAIQASLTGHLVLSTLHTNDSAGAVTRLVDMGCEPFLVAASLEGVLAQRLVRTICADCKTPYEPSSTILSQLGVSPYELGDKKFYTGQGCDRCSNSGYKGRKGIYELLDINDTLRDMITEKAPSVVLKQKAIEMGMSTLREDGLRNIYEGRTTIEEVLKYT from the coding sequence ATGGACACCAATCTTACACTGGAACTTTTCATCGGCAGAGGAATGATTGACCGTTCCCTTGCCCGCGACATCAAAGAAGAAATGATGAACAGCGGCAAGGAACTCCCGGAAGTCCTCTCCAACTTCGGCATCATCGGAAACAAGGACGACATCTGGCAAGTCATCGCCAGCGACCTCGGCGTCGAATGCATCAATCTGGATAATTTCACGCCCGATCCTGTCATCCTCAATCAATTGCCCGCTTCCCTCGTCCGCCTGCACGGAGCCCTTCCCGTCCGTGTCGGTCCGGAAGGCATCTACGTCTGCCTCGTCGATCCCCTCAATCCGCAAACGGTTGAAGATCTCCGTTTTGCCGCCGGTAAAGACATCTTCCTGCTCGTTGCCCCGGACTATCAGGTCCAGGCCCGCATTAACGAATACTACGGAGGTGCGGAAGCCGCCATGAACGACCTCATGAGCGAGTTGGACAAAATGCAGACAGCAGATAACGGTGACGGAACTGACGAAGCCAACGCCGCCCCCATCATCAAATTTGTGGATCTCGTCCTCCTTCAGGCCATCAAGGAACGCGCATCCGACATTCACTTCGAGCCCTTCGAAAAGGAATTCAAGATCCGTTACCGCGTCGATGGGGCCTTGCTGGAAATGCAGCCTCCGCCTATTCACCTTGCCGTGCCCGTTATCTCCCGCGTCAAAGTCATGTCCAACATGAACATTGCCGAACGCCGCGTCCCGCAGGACGGTCGTATCGTCAAACAGGTTGGAGACCACTCGGTGGATATGCGTGTATCGACTCTGCCCACTCAATATGGTGAGTCCGTCGTGCTTCGTATTCTTGACCGCTCCTCCGTCAACCTCAATCTGGATAACCTCGGGCTTCCACGACACATCCATGAATACATTCTGGAAACCGTCAACAAGCCTAACGGCATCTTCATCGTGACGGGACCGACCGGCGCCGGTAAAACAACGACACTCTACGCCGCTCTCCGGGAAATCAATACCATTGATGCCAAGGTTCTCACCGCCGAAGATCCCGTCGAATACGATATCGACGGCATTGTCCAGATCCCCGTCAATGAAGCCATCGGGCTTGACTTCCCCATGGTACTCCGAGCCTTCCTCCGTCAGGACCCCGACCGCATCATGGTGGGGGAAATGCGAGACATGGAAACCGCGCAGATTGCCATCCAGGCATCCCTGACAGGCCACCTTGTTCTCTCCACCCTCCATACCAACGACTCTGCCGGTGCCGTCACACGACTTGTTGACATGGGTTGCGAGCCTTTCCTCGTCGCCGCATCTCTGGAAGGCGTCCTGGCCCAGCGACTCGTCCGTACCATTTGTGCTGACTGCAAGACCCCCTACGAACCATCCTCCACCATCCTGAGTCAATTGGGAGTATCTCCCTATGAACTGGGAGACAAGAAGTTCTACACCGGACAGGGGTGCGATCGCTGCTCGAACTCCGGATACAAGGGGCGAAAAGGTATTTACGAACTGCTCGACATCAACGACACTCTTCGCGACATGATTACGGAGAAGGCCCCCAGCGTTGTCCTCAAGCAAAAGGCCATCGAAATGGGTATGTCGACACTTCGCGAAGACGGTCTCCGGAACATTTACGAAGGTAGAACAACCATCGAAGAAGTTCTCAAATACACCTAA